Below is a window of Bacteroidales bacterium DNA.
TAAAAAACTGTTGCGCTTGCAAAGATGCGAAGCAATTAATGAAGAACAGTTTGTCAATACGATTTCATCAGTAGATATAAACAACGAATACAAATCTCTCGAGTCCTGTGATTTAATAATTGAATGCACATGGGAGAATCCTGACAGAAAGAAAAAACTGATGAATGATATTGCCTCTTATCTTCAAACAGAAGCAGTAATTGCAAGCAATTCATCTTCAATAAAACCATCATTATTTGTAAATAAAACATTATCCGACAAGACGTTAGGCTTACATTTCTTCTATCCCGTAAAACTCAAAAATATTGTCGAAATTATCGTTTCAAAAGAAACTTCAGATGACGCAAAAAATATGATTGTTGCTTTTTGTAAAAAAATAGGGAAACGACACCTCATGCTTGATGAAGAAAATGCTTTCATTTTAAATAAGTTGTTTCTGGAAGTTCAGAATGAAGCCTTTAACATCCACATAGAAAGCAACTTATCGTACAAACAAATTGATGATGTTGTTAAAGAAAATCTTTTTCCGGATGGAATTTTCAGCTTTTTTGACCAAGTTGGCAATGACATTATGTTGGCATCAATTATGAATTACATTTCTGACATAAGTGATTCCGAGCGTTACCACCCTTTGGTACATAAACTTGAAGAAATGTGCAGAAATAATCAACTTGGGGTTAAAACAAAATCCGGATTTTATCCTTATTTAGATATTGAAAATCAGGTTATTAATAAGAATGTGACAACAACCAATGAAATTATTACCGGAAATATTATTTCAAGGCTCTGCAATATTTATTTTAAGGAAGCACATCGAATAATAGCTAAAGGGATTTGCAGTCCGGACGATTTAGAATTTGCCGTGAAAGAATATATGAATATTGATAAAGGGCCCTTCACTTTGGAACAAGAATTAAAAAAATAAACAATAAAAATGGAACGCGTAGTAGTAACAGGCATGAGCCTGATAACCTCACTGGGGTTGGACCTTAACACAAACTGGGAAAATCTGCTTGCCGGGAGAAGCGGGGTGGCCAAAATAAAACAGTTTGATGCTTCAGAATGCCAGACACAGATTGCTGCTGAAATTCCCGAAAACTTTGAACAACAATGGCCACAATACATAAAAAAAAGGGCTGCCGAGCAAATGACACGCATCACCAAAGCATGTTATGTTGCTGCAAAGGACGCTGTTAAAATGAGCGGGGTTGATTTTGAGGAAGCGGACAAAACCCGCTGCGCTGTCATACTTGGAGTGGTTACCACGGCCAATACATCCTCGGAAAAAGGCACTACCCCACAAAACCGAATATTAAAAAGCATGAACAATGCCATGTCTTCTTGGATATCCCTTGAGTATAAATTACTGGGGCCTAATTTTACTGTTTCGGCTGCCTGTGCTTCTTCAGCCTTTGCTATTGGACTGGCTTATGATATGATAAAAAACGGAATGGCAGATATCGTAATTGCTGGAGGCGCCGACTCCATTGTCAATAAAGAAGAAATTGAAGGGTTTAATCATTTATATGCCATATCAACTGAAAATGATAATCCCGAAAAAGCCAGCAAACCTTTTTCTAAAAACCGAGATGGTTTTGTTATCGGCGAAGGTGCCGGGGTCATAATTCTGGAATCCGAGAAAAGTGCCCGGAAGCGAAATGCCCGAATTCTTGCAGAAATTGCAGGATATGCCACAACAAGCGAAGCATATAATATTATGGCTCCAATGAAAGATGGCGAGGGTATCGCACACACACTTCAACTGGCTTTACAAAAATCAGGTATCAATACCGAAGATGTTGATTACATAAATGCTCACGGCACATCAACCACTCTAAATGACAAATACGAAACCCTTGCCATAAAAAAAGTTTTTGGTGATAGAGCATACAAAATCCCTATATCTTCATCCAAATCCATGATAGGTCATACTATTGGGGCAGCAGGAGCTATAGAACTTATTATTACCATTCAATCCCTGATAAACGGTATAATTACACCAACCATAAATCTTAATGACCCTGACCCGGAACTGGACCTCGATTTTGTCCCAAATACAGCACGGAAACATGAAATAAATTGTGCACTTTCCAACTCATTTGCTTTTGGCGGACATAATGCTGTTTTGGTAATAAAAAAATTTCAGTAATTTTGTAAAAAAAAATTCAAATGGCAATTATACACGAAAATACCCGCAACGAAGTTAAAGAAACCGTTTATAATTTTTTTACTGAAGAATGCGATGTTGACCCTGCGCTTCTAAGTGAAGAAACAAATATTATCCGTGATATTGACGGAGATTCGCTGATGTTTATTGAGCTTATTGAGATTTTTAAAAAGAAATATTCTTTAAATATTGAATTGAAAAGTATCGGGAAGTATGTAGTAAAACATCCTGTTGAAACCATCGGCCAACTGATAGATATGACGATGCTCATCATAGAGCACGAAAACAATATAACCACTTTGGATTAAAAAATCAGGCGGCAATTCACTTGTTGCCTTTTATAGGTGTTTCCTTTTTCATATTCACCAGCCATTTCCCGTTGACCTTAACGAGTTCCACCTGTTTTATTTCGCCATTTTCATTTTTATAATTTACTATTGCATTTTTCCCGTCAATGGCTGTTTTAATAACCTCAACATTTATATCCTTAGGTTGAAAATCCGCTTCTTTTCCATTCTTTTTACTCATCTCATACATCATGGAAATCATATCAATGGTCTTACTTGTTGTTTCGGTGCCGTACATCCTCGCTTGGTCAAATTCAAATTTTGCCAGGTGTTTTAAAAATTTCACTGCAGTTTCAGCAGCCTGATTTTCATTTTTCTGTCGGGTTTTACATGAAAAAATCAACAGGCTAAATATTACCAGAAGAAAAAAAGATACAACGCTTTTTGTTTTCATTAATCTTAATTTGGAAATCCAAAGTTACATAAATTATTATCTGTTTTCAGCTTTTGATACAATCTGTAAGGTCTATTTTGTTATTTTTGCAGGGAAGAAATAACCAAAAGAATTTATTCATGTTTACAGGAATTGTTGAAAACACAGGAAAAGTAGTGAATATTGAACGAGAACGTACCAATATTCATATTACCATTAAAACTCCCATTGCAAAGGAACTCAATGTTGACCAAAGCATGTGTCATGATGGTGTTTGCCTTACTGTAGTTAAGGTTGACCCCGACAAAATTCAATATGTTGTTACTGCCATACAGGAAACGCTTGACAAAACAAATCTGGGCACCTGGGTTCCCGGTTACGAGGTGAACCTGGAACGCAGCATGAAGATGGAAGCACGTTTCGACGGGCACATAGTGCAGGGGCATGTTGACCAGACTGCAATATGCACTAAAGTGGAAGAAATGGACGGAAGCTGGAAATTCTGGTTCGAATACGATTCCGATAAACAAAATATCACTGTGGAAAAAGGCTCAATTTCAGTTAACGGTGTCAGCCTCACAGTGGTAGATTCCCTGCCCGGGCAGTTCTCGGTTGCCATAATTCCTTATACATATCAGGTAACAAACTTTCATAATTTCAAAAAAGGAACTGTTATCAATATTGAGTTTGATGTTTTCGGGAAATATGTAGCAAAGCTGTTGAAACTTTACATGGAGCAAAAAGGTTTGTAATCCCCGAGGATTACGCTATTCGTACTGATATTCAACCTTTGGTTATCTACGATGCCTTAAACTTTTACTAATCTTGCTTTTTCCTGCAGATAAATCAGGTATTTGTCGCAGGATTTACCATTAATATCTGATAACAAAGCCGCATAATTTAATATCTGGGTTTTGTGTTTGTCCTGTTCTGCACCTGTTTTAAAATCTATTACAATGCTTCTATCTTTTTCAAAAATGACCCTGTCGGGGCGGTATAACTTATTTTCCGGGGTTATAATGTCTGCTTCAGTTCTGACATCCAGCCCGGGGGAAAAAAATTGGCTGATTTCAGTATCGGAAAACATTTCGTTGACATAATTCTTTATTTCATCCGCCTCCCTTTCATTCACAATGCCTTCTGTAAGCATATTGTCAATAATGTTTTCCGCATCATCAAAATCTTTTATCCCGGAAAGCACATCGTGAACTATATTCCCCCACTTCATGCCTTCAGCCTTTACATCATCGTCCCACAGTACGTTTGAGTTATATCTTATATTTATTTTTTCCAACCAATTTTCAGAAATAATATAATCCGGAGTAACTTTTTCAATATGTTTTCCTTCCTTAACAGTATCTGTATATCGGTAACTGCTGTCGCCAAATTCATAAAACAGTTTATCATCACTCCACAAACCTTCACTTTTTAAAAAGTCCTGTAATAAAATGCCAAACTTAGCTTCTCCGCTTTTTTCTTCTTTTTTGGTAATTACATATAACTGATTTTCCGCCCTTGTAAGTGCCACATAGCATATATTAAGCATATCAATCACTGAACGTAATTTTTCCTGTTCATATAGACAATAATAATCAGTCCCTTCCAATGCGCTTTTTGTAATTTGTACAGGTATGGCCGGCATATGGTGGAAAAGTTTGCCAGGCATTTTAATCCATGATATTTTACCTTTGCTTTCGGCGGCCTCATCGGCAAAAGGATATATTACCACCGGAAACTCCTGCCCTTTTGCTTTATGTATTGTCATAATTTTAACAGCGTCCAGTTCTTCAGGTACCGAGATTGATTTAGAATACCCTATTTCATTCCACCACTCTATAAAATCCAATGGGTTTAAGTTGTTTTTACGCGAAAATTCAGCAATAGCATCAAGATAAAAAATCACAAAGGGGTTGGAAGGTATATTTAGCTTTAGAGAACGAATTATTTCTTCATTTAAGTCATATAAAGGTAAACTTGACAAAAAGTGTAAGTTAATATCAATACCGGCTTCAATAAACAATTCATTCAAAGCGGTAAGCGGTAGCTTGTCTTCTTTACATCTTTCATGGTACAGGTTAATTAAATATTCAGGAACATTTTCCAGGCTATAGTGCTTGCTTATATAAAAAAGTATATATCCGACAGCAAGTTCATCATTATTGTTTTGCAGGAACTTCACCATTGAAATCAGCATATTAACTTCGGGCGAAGCAGATAACCATAAAGATTCGGAAGAAACCACATCCACAGAATTTTTCATAAGATGTGCGGCAACCGATGCAGATTCTATATTGGTACGGCAAACAACGGCAATATCGTTCAAAGGAACCTGTTCATGCTTTAAATTCATTACTATTTCCAGAACTTTATCAAGCTGCTTGTTTTTATAATCTTCTCTTTCTATAAAAATAATATTCACATACCCTCCGGTATTACCCGGTTTGATGTTTTGTTCAATCCGACTGTAAATATCTTTTACACTTTCATCATTAAATTTTTCTGCTAAAAAAGAGAACAATTGGTTGTTAAAGCTGATGATTTCCTTTCTTGAACGGTAATTGATATTACTTGCTTGTTCATCATAAATATCGTAAGGGGCAAAGCTCCTTTTCAGGTTCTTCTCGATATCATCAAAATGTGTAAGTGGTGGTTTTGAATACATATCAGGCAACGAAGCAAACTGCATCACTTCGCCGTTTCGCCAGCGGTAGATAGCCTGCTTGCCGTCTCCGACAATCAGATTAAGATTCGCTGAAGCCAGTGAATTATCTATCAATGGCAACATGTTTTGAAACTGCAACACCGAAGTATCCTGAAATTCATCAATGAAAAAATGTTCAAACTTTTCACCTGTCCTTTGATATATAAAAGGCACCGGTTCATTCAGTAATTGTTCGTGAATTTTCCGGTAAAAGTCGCTGATAAATATCAGGTTGGTTTCAGATTTTATGGCTTCCACTTCCTTCTCAATAAGATTCAACAATGACAAGGGATAAAGGTTGCGCGACAGCAGGCTAAGGTTTCTGAAAGATGCCAGCAGTTCGACAATGCGATAGTAACTTTCAGTAATAAGAGGTTTTACAGCATTAATGGCATTTTTGTCTGCCTGAGGGGCCGTTGAAGAATACCATTTGTCTTCTTCTATGGTTTTTGTAGCGTTTTTGTTGACATCCGTATTTCCCAAGCGATTTTGCGCCAGTTTTGTAAAAAGTAACATGACGCCTTTTGAGCCCTGAAAAAAACTTTTTACATCAATATTTCTCTTATCAATAGTGTTAAGCACATTATGTGCTATGGCATCGGCTTCCTGATTTAATTTGTTCATCTGTGCAAAAACGCTGCTTATTACCGCTCTGAAATCATTCAAAGTAAAATCACGAAAAAGCTGTATATATTTCTGAGTATCTTCTTTCAGTAATTCCTCGGAAAATATTTTCAGTTCATCTACCACATCCCAGTTCTTCCCTTCTGACATCTTTTGTTTTACAAATTCTACAAGCACCCTTGTTATGGCTTCATCAGCGCCGGCATAGCTCAACAGGACATCAACCGCCTGAGACAAGACGCGTTTTGCGTCCAGTTCCACATCAAAGTTTTGTGGTATTTTCAGGTCATAGGCAAATGTTCTGATGATACGTTGAACAAAGCTGTCAATAGTGCTGATAGCAAAATCAGAATAATTATGAAGTATTTTTTCGAGCACCAGGCGGGAGCGCAATGCCAGTTTTTTTTCATCAAGGCCAGTGGTTTTGCCTAAAATTTCAATCAGAGAAGCGTACTTTTTACGCAGCTCATTATTTTCTTCCGACTCAGACTCATCAAGGCTACTAATCGTTAACAGGTACGTAATAACACGGCTTTTCATTTCGTTAGCAGCTTTATTTGTGAAAGTTACTGCAAGTATGCGGCGGTATTTTTCAGGGTCGGACAATACAATTTTAAGGTATTCTTTTACCAGAGTGTAGGTTTTTCCGGAACCTGCAGAGGCTTTATATACAATAAATTTCTTTTCGGAGAGCATGGGTACGATTAAAGAGTAAAGATAGAAATTTTTAATTTTGCAAAGCCATCATGTGTTGATTATTATGATTGATGGAAAACGCCTCCTGAAAGAAATTATTTTTAATACTTCCCGTGCTTCTGGAAAAGGCGGGCAGCATGTGAACAAGGTATCCACAAAGGTCGAACTAATATTTAATATTGAAGCATCTGCACTTTTTTCTGAGGAAGAGAAGCAATTGATTTTGTCGAAATCCGGCAAATATCTTAAAGATGGCATTAGTATTCATCTTTTTTGCAGCGAAAGCCGTTCACAGCTTCATAACAAAAAGATTGCTTTTGAAAAATTGATTAAGTTGCTTGAAAAGTACCTGAAACATGCGAAAGAAAGAATACCTACTGAAATCCCTGATGAAGAAAACGAAAAGCGTCTGGCTGAAAAAAAGCATAAAGCTGAGAAAAAACAAAACAGGCAGAGGGTTGAATAATAAAAAAAACTTGAATTTTTTTCAGACATTAATCTTTCTAATAACCTTTTTCTTTTAGCACTTTACGGGCTTCTTTGTAGCCGATATCAAACATTTTTTTTCCCTGGGAAGCTTCAAACATGGAATACTTATTCAGTTCAGAG
It encodes the following:
- a CDS encoding riboflavin synthase, with the translated sequence MFTGIVENTGKVVNIERERTNIHITIKTPIAKELNVDQSMCHDGVCLTVVKVDPDKIQYVVTAIQETLDKTNLGTWVPGYEVNLERSMKMEARFDGHIVQGHVDQTAICTKVEEMDGSWKFWFEYDSDKQNITVEKGSISVNGVSLTVVDSLPGQFSVAIIPYTYQVTNFHNFKKGTVINIEFDVFGKYVAKLLKLYMEQKGL
- a CDS encoding 3-hydroxyacyl-CoA dehydrogenase family protein; this translates as MGSEKTINRIGIIGSGKMGTDILHFLLFQNYKITQICLNIEEAERSRQLLNKKLLRLQRCEAINEEQFVNTISSVDINNEYKSLESCDLIIECTWENPDRKKKLMNDIASYLQTEAVIASNSSSIKPSLFVNKTLSDKTLGLHFFYPVKLKNIVEIIVSKETSDDAKNMIVAFCKKIGKRHLMLDEENAFILNKLFLEVQNEAFNIHIESNLSYKQIDDVVKENLFPDGIFSFFDQVGNDIMLASIMNYISDISDSERYHPLVHKLEEMCRNNQLGVKTKSGFYPYLDIENQVINKNVTTTNEIITGNIISRLCNIYFKEAHRIIAKGICSPDDLEFAVKEYMNIDKGPFTLEQELKK
- a CDS encoding UvrD-helicase domain-containing protein, whose product is MLSEKKFIVYKASAGSGKTYTLVKEYLKIVLSDPEKYRRILAVTFTNKAANEMKSRVITYLLTISSLDESESEENNELRKKYASLIEILGKTTGLDEKKLALRSRLVLEKILHNYSDFAISTIDSFVQRIIRTFAYDLKIPQNFDVELDAKRVLSQAVDVLLSYAGADEAITRVLVEFVKQKMSEGKNWDVVDELKIFSEELLKEDTQKYIQLFRDFTLNDFRAVISSVFAQMNKLNQEADAIAHNVLNTIDKRNIDVKSFFQGSKGVMLLFTKLAQNRLGNTDVNKNATKTIEEDKWYSSTAPQADKNAINAVKPLITESYYRIVELLASFRNLSLLSRNLYPLSLLNLIEKEVEAIKSETNLIFISDFYRKIHEQLLNEPVPFIYQRTGEKFEHFFIDEFQDTSVLQFQNMLPLIDNSLASANLNLIVGDGKQAIYRWRNGEVMQFASLPDMYSKPPLTHFDDIEKNLKRSFAPYDIYDEQASNINYRSRKEIISFNNQLFSFLAEKFNDESVKDIYSRIEQNIKPGNTGGYVNIIFIEREDYKNKQLDKVLEIVMNLKHEQVPLNDIAVVCRTNIESASVAAHLMKNSVDVVSSESLWLSASPEVNMLISMVKFLQNNNDELAVGYILFYISKHYSLENVPEYLINLYHERCKEDKLPLTALNELFIEAGIDINLHFLSSLPLYDLNEEIIRSLKLNIPSNPFVIFYLDAIAEFSRKNNLNPLDFIEWWNEIGYSKSISVPEELDAVKIMTIHKAKGQEFPVVIYPFADEAAESKGKISWIKMPGKLFHHMPAIPVQITKSALEGTDYYCLYEQEKLRSVIDMLNICYVALTRAENQLYVITKKEEKSGEAKFGILLQDFLKSEGLWSDDKLFYEFGDSSYRYTDTVKEGKHIEKVTPDYIISENWLEKINIRYNSNVLWDDDVKAEGMKWGNIVHDVLSGIKDFDDAENIIDNMLTEGIVNEREADEIKNYVNEMFSDTEISQFFSPGLDVRTEADIITPENKLYRPDRVIFEKDRSIVIDFKTGAEQDKHKTQILNYAALLSDINGKSCDKYLIYLQEKARLVKV
- the arfB gene encoding aminoacyl-tRNA hydrolase, whose product is MQSHHVLIIMIDGKRLLKEIIFNTSRASGKGGQHVNKVSTKVELIFNIEASALFSEEEKQLILSKSGKYLKDGISIHLFCSESRSQLHNKKIAFEKLIKLLEKYLKHAKERIPTEIPDEENEKRLAEKKHKAEKKQNRQRVE
- a CDS encoding DUF4878 domain-containing protein, giving the protein MKTKSVVSFFLLVIFSLLIFSCKTRQKNENQAAETAVKFLKHLAKFEFDQARMYGTETTSKTIDMISMMYEMSKKNGKEADFQPKDINVEVIKTAIDGKNAIVNYKNENGEIKQVELVKVNGKWLVNMKKETPIKGNK
- a CDS encoding beta-ketoacyl-[acyl-carrier-protein] synthase family protein, with translation MERVVVTGMSLITSLGLDLNTNWENLLAGRSGVAKIKQFDASECQTQIAAEIPENFEQQWPQYIKKRAAEQMTRITKACYVAAKDAVKMSGVDFEEADKTRCAVILGVVTTANTSSEKGTTPQNRILKSMNNAMSSWISLEYKLLGPNFTVSAACASSAFAIGLAYDMIKNGMADIVIAGGADSIVNKEEIEGFNHLYAISTENDNPEKASKPFSKNRDGFVIGEGAGVIILESEKSARKRNARILAEIAGYATTSEAYNIMAPMKDGEGIAHTLQLALQKSGINTEDVDYINAHGTSTTLNDKYETLAIKKVFGDRAYKIPISSSKSMIGHTIGAAGAIELIITIQSLINGIITPTINLNDPDPELDLDFVPNTARKHEINCALSNSFAFGGHNAVLVIKKFQ